In one Bosea sp. RAC05 genomic region, the following are encoded:
- the fabZ gene encoding 3-hydroxyacyl-ACP dehydratase FabZ, with the protein MTEATTTLGVADIQKIMACIPHRYPFLLVDRVVEINGDESGVGIKNVTINEPQFTGHFPDRPVFPGVLMIEAMAQTAGVLVVNARGSDDTAVRSVLFTTIDKAKFRKPVGPGDTLRFHLTKIARKRNIYFYRGEARVDGVLVAEADLSAMVV; encoded by the coding sequence ATGACCGAGGCGACGACGACGCTGGGTGTGGCCGACATCCAGAAGATCATGGCCTGCATTCCCCACCGCTACCCCTTTCTGCTGGTCGACCGCGTCGTCGAGATCAACGGCGACGAATCGGGCGTCGGCATCAAGAACGTCACGATCAACGAGCCGCAGTTCACCGGCCATTTCCCCGACAGGCCGGTGTTCCCCGGCGTGCTGATGATCGAGGCCATGGCGCAGACGGCGGGTGTCCTCGTCGTCAATGCCCGCGGCAGCGACGATACGGCCGTCCGCAGCGTGCTCTTCACGACGATCGACAAGGCGAAGTTCCGCAAGCCCGTCGGCCCAGGCGACACGCTGCGCTTCCACCTCACCAAGATCGCCCGCAAGCGCAACATCTACTTCTACAGGGGCGAGGCGCGCGTCGACGGCGTGCTCGTCGCCGAGGCCGATCTCTCCGCGATGGTCGTCTGA